A window of Carassius carassius chromosome 44, fCarCar2.1, whole genome shotgun sequence contains these coding sequences:
- the rhol gene encoding rhodopsin, like, producing MNGTEGPDFYVPMSNVTGVVRSPYEYPQFYLASPLAFYCVTAYMLFLIVTCIPINGITLYVTIENKKLRTPLNYILLNLAVADLFMVFGGFTTTFYTSLHGYFVLGRAGCNLEGLFATLGGEIALWSLVVLAVERWVVVCKPFTKFRFTQLHATFGVAFSWIMACTCALPPLFGWSRYIPEGLQCSCGVDYYTLNPETDNESFVIYMFVVHFSIPLTIISFCYGRLLCTVKIAAAQQQESETTQRAEREVTRMVILMVIAFLICWLPYASVAWYIFTHQGSQFSPIFMTIPAFFAKSSALYNPLIYVFMNKQFRHSMMLILCCGNDPFHDEEEGSSTSKSKTETSSVSSSESSA from the coding sequence ATGAATGGCACGGAGGGACCAGACTTTTACGTTCCCATGTCCAATGTGACTGGCGTGGTGCGCAGCCCTTATGAGTACCCACAATTCTACCTGGCCTCACCGTTGGCATTCTACTGTGTCACCGCATACATGCTCTTCCTCATCGTGACCTGCATTCCCATCAACGGCATTACATTGTACGTGACCATTGAAAACAAAAAGCTGCGGACACCCCTGAACTACATCCTTCTGAACTTAGCCGTGGCCGACCTCTTTATGGTTTTTGGTGGATTCACGACCACCTTCTACACCTCCTTACACGGATATTTCGTCCTAGGACGTGCCGGCTGCAACTTGGAGGGTCTCTTCGCTACTCTCGGTGGTGAGATCGCGCTCTGGTCTCTGGTTGTCTTGGCTGTGGAGAGATGGGTGGTTGTCTGCAAGCCCTTCACCAAATTTCGCTTCACGCAACTCCACGCCACTTTTGGTGTCGCTTTCTCTTGGATAATGGCCTGTACATGTGCCTTACCGCCTCTCTTCGGTTGGTCCCGCTACATCCCTGAGGGCCTGCAGTGTTCATGTGGAGTGGACTATTACACGTTGAATCCTGAGACTGACAACGAGTCTTTTGTCATCTACATGTTCGTCGTGCACTTCTCAATCCCTCTCACCATCATTTCTTTCTGCTACGGCCGTCTGCTTTGCACAGTCAAGATCGCAGCCGCCCAGCAGCAAGAATCGGAGACTACCCAGAGGGCCGAGCGAGAAGTTACTAGAATGGTAATACTCATGGTCATCGCTTTTCTGATATGTTGGCTCCCCTATGCCAGCGTGGCCTGGTATATCTTCACCCACCAGGGAAGTCAGTTCAGCCCCATTTTTATGACCATCCCGGCATTTTTCGCCAAGAGCTCAGCTCTCTATAACCCACTCATTTACGTCTTCATGAATAAGCAGTTCCGTCACTCCATGATGTTAATTCTGTGCTGTGGAAACGATCCCTTCCATGACGAGGAGGAAGGAAGTTCTACCTCAAAGTCAAAGACAGAGACCTCATCTGTttccagctctgaatcttctgccTGA